A single Streptomyces mirabilis DNA region contains:
- the holA gene encoding DNA polymerase III subunit delta: MAKKTAQDDPLAPVTLAVGQEDLLLDRAVQEVVAAARAADADTDVRDLTPDQLQPGTLAELTSPSLFSERKVVVVRNAQDLSADTVKDVKAYLDAPAEEITLVLLHAGGAKGKGLLDAARKVGAREVACPKMTKPADRLAFVRGEFRALGRSAAPEACQALVDSIGSDLRELASAVSQLTADVEGTIDEAIVGRYYTGRAEASSFTVADRAVEGRAAEALEALRWSLSTGVAPVLITSALAQGVRAIGKLSSARGGRPADLARELGMPPWKIDRVRQQMRGWTPDGIAVALRAVADADAGVKGGGDDPEYALEKAVVAIARAARSGRG; this comes from the coding sequence ATGGCCAAGAAGACCGCTCAAGACGACCCTCTCGCCCCCGTCACGCTTGCCGTGGGCCAGGAGGACCTCCTGCTCGACCGTGCCGTGCAGGAGGTGGTGGCCGCCGCCAGGGCCGCCGACGCCGACACGGACGTACGGGACCTCACTCCGGACCAGCTGCAGCCCGGCACGCTGGCCGAGCTCACGAGTCCCTCGCTCTTCTCCGAGCGCAAGGTCGTGGTCGTACGCAATGCGCAGGATCTGTCGGCCGACACCGTCAAGGACGTGAAGGCGTACCTGGACGCGCCGGCCGAGGAGATCACCCTCGTGCTGCTGCACGCCGGTGGGGCCAAGGGCAAGGGGCTCCTCGACGCCGCGCGCAAGGTGGGGGCTCGGGAGGTGGCGTGCCCCAAGATGACGAAGCCTGCGGACCGGCTGGCGTTCGTGCGCGGCGAGTTCCGGGCGCTCGGGAGATCGGCCGCGCCGGAGGCGTGCCAGGCGCTGGTCGACTCGATCGGGAGTGACCTGCGGGAGCTGGCGTCCGCGGTGTCTCAGCTGACCGCGGATGTCGAGGGGACGATCGACGAGGCCATTGTCGGGCGGTACTACACCGGGCGGGCCGAGGCGTCGAGCTTCACCGTGGCCGACCGGGCCGTGGAGGGGCGGGCCGCGGAGGCGTTGGAGGCGTTGCGGTGGTCTTTGTCGACCGGGGTCGCGCCCGTCCTGATCACCAGTGCGTTGGCTCAGGGGGTGCGGGCGATCGGGAAGCTGTCCTCCGCGCGCGGGGGGCGGCCGGCCGATCTTGCTCGTGAGCTGGGGATGCCGCCGTGGAAGATCGATCGGGTGCGGCAGCAGATGCGGGGGTGGACGCCGGACGGTATCGCGGTTGCCCTGCGGGCGGTCGCCGATGCCGATGCCGGGGTGAAGGGCGGGGGAGATGATCCCGAGTACGCGCTGGAGAAGGCGGTCGTAGCGATCGCTCGGGCGGCTCGGTCTGGTCGGGGCTAG
- the leuS gene encoding leucine--tRNA ligase has product MSETNPAAASEVAAPHRYTAAMAAEIEARWQDFWDAEGTYEAPNPSGDLAGDPELAAKPKKFIMDMFPYPSGAGLHVGHPLGYIATDVFARFQRMTGHNVLHTLGFDAFGLPAEQYAVQTGTHPRVSTEANIENMKAQLRALGLGHDKRRSFATIDPEYYKWTQWIFLQIFNSWYDDEADKARPISALIAQFESGERAVASVDGATRAWNELTADERADVLSEYRLAYASDAPVNWCPGLGTVLANEEVTADGRSERGNFPVFKAKLRQWNMRITAYADRLLDDLEALDWPEAIKLQQRNWIGRSEGARVDFPIDGEAITIFTTRPDTLFGATYMVLAPEHPLVDKFVPEAWPEGTHEVWTGGHATPAEAVAAYRVQAASKSDVERQAEAKDKTGVFTGAYATNPVNGEQVPVFIADYVLMGYGTGAIMAVPAGDQRDFEFARAFELPIRCIVEPTDGRGTDTSTWENAFASYDARIINSSNDDISLDGLGVAEAKERITEWLARKGIGEGTVNFRLRDWLFSRQRYWGEPFPIVYDEDGVAHALPESMLPLELPEVEDYSPRTFDPDDANTSPETPLSRNEDWVNVTLDLGDGRGPQKYRRETNTMPNWAGSCWYELRYLDPHNDQKLVDPAIEQYWMGPREGQPHGGVDLYVGGAEHAVLHLLYARFWSKVLYDLGYVSSVEPFHKLFNQGMIQAFVYRDSRGIAVPAAEVEERDGAYYYQGDKVSRLLGKMGKSLKNAVTPDEICAEYGADTLRLYEMAMGPLDVSRPWDTRAVVGQYRLLQRLWRNVVDETTGEVTVVDTPADEDTLRALHKAIDGVRQDLEGLRFNTAIAKVTELNNHLTKTGGPVSRTVAEPLVLLVAPLAPHIAEELWRKLGHTDSVVHQDFPVADPAYVVDEAVTCVVQIKGKVKARLEVSPSISDAELEKIALADEKVVAALDGAGIRKVIVRAPKLVNIVTA; this is encoded by the coding sequence ATGAGCGAGACGAACCCCGCTGCCGCCTCCGAGGTGGCAGCGCCGCACCGCTACACGGCCGCGATGGCCGCTGAGATCGAGGCACGCTGGCAGGATTTCTGGGACGCCGAGGGCACGTACGAGGCGCCGAACCCCAGCGGTGACCTGGCGGGCGACCCCGAGCTGGCCGCCAAGCCCAAGAAGTTCATCATGGACATGTTCCCGTACCCCTCGGGAGCGGGTCTGCACGTCGGCCACCCCCTGGGCTACATCGCCACCGATGTATTCGCCCGGTTCCAGCGCATGACGGGCCACAACGTCCTGCACACCCTGGGCTTCGACGCCTTCGGCCTGCCCGCCGAGCAGTACGCCGTGCAGACGGGCACCCACCCGCGCGTGTCCACCGAGGCCAACATCGAGAACATGAAGGCCCAGCTGCGCGCGCTGGGCCTGGGTCACGACAAGCGCCGGTCGTTCGCCACGATCGACCCGGAGTACTACAAGTGGACGCAGTGGATCTTCCTGCAGATCTTCAACTCCTGGTACGACGACGAGGCGGACAAGGCCCGTCCGATCTCCGCGCTGATCGCCCAGTTCGAGAGCGGCGAGCGCGCCGTAGCGAGCGTTGACGGCGCCACGCGCGCGTGGAACGAGCTGACCGCCGACGAGCGCGCCGACGTTCTGAGCGAGTACCGACTGGCGTACGCCTCCGACGCGCCCGTCAACTGGTGCCCCGGGCTGGGCACGGTGCTGGCCAACGAGGAGGTCACCGCCGACGGCCGCTCCGAGCGCGGGAACTTCCCCGTCTTCAAGGCCAAGCTGCGTCAGTGGAACATGCGCATCACGGCGTACGCCGACCGGCTGCTGGACGACCTGGAGGCGCTGGACTGGCCCGAGGCGATCAAGCTGCAGCAGCGCAACTGGATCGGCCGCTCCGAGGGCGCCCGCGTCGACTTCCCGATCGACGGCGAAGCCATCACGATCTTCACCACGCGCCCGGACACCCTGTTCGGCGCCACCTATATGGTGCTGGCGCCCGAGCACCCGCTGGTCGACAAGTTCGTCCCCGAAGCCTGGCCCGAGGGCACCCACGAGGTGTGGACCGGCGGTCACGCCACGCCCGCCGAGGCCGTCGCCGCCTACCGTGTGCAGGCCGCCTCGAAGTCCGACGTCGAACGGCAGGCCGAGGCCAAGGACAAGACCGGTGTCTTCACCGGCGCCTACGCGACCAACCCGGTCAACGGCGAGCAGGTCCCGGTCTTCATCGCCGACTACGTGCTGATGGGCTACGGCACCGGCGCGATCATGGCCGTCCCGGCCGGCGACCAGCGCGACTTCGAGTTCGCGCGCGCCTTCGAGCTGCCGATCCGCTGCATTGTCGAGCCGACCGACGGCCGCGGCACCGACACGTCGACGTGGGAGAACGCCTTCGCGTCCTACGACGCGAGGATCATCAACTCCTCCAACGACGACATCTCGCTGGACGGCCTGGGCGTGGCCGAGGCGAAGGAGCGCATCACCGAGTGGCTGGCCCGCAAGGGCATCGGTGAGGGCACCGTCAACTTCCGTCTGCGCGACTGGCTGTTCAGCCGCCAGCGCTACTGGGGCGAGCCCTTCCCGATCGTCTACGACGAGGACGGCGTCGCACACGCGCTGCCCGAGTCGATGCTGCCCCTGGAGCTGCCGGAGGTCGAGGACTACTCGCCGCGCACCTTCGACCCGGACGACGCGAACACCTCTCCCGAAACGCCGCTGTCCCGCAACGAGGACTGGGTCAACGTCACCCTGGACCTGGGTGACGGCCGCGGCCCGCAGAAGTACCGACGCGAGACCAACACCATGCCCAACTGGGCGGGTTCCTGCTGGTACGAGCTGCGCTACCTGGACCCGCACAACGACCAGAAGCTGGTCGACCCGGCCATCGAGCAGTACTGGATGGGCCCGCGCGAGGGTCAGCCGCACGGTGGCGTCGACCTGTACGTCGGCGGCGCCGAGCACGCCGTGCTGCACCTGCTGTACGCGCGCTTCTGGTCGAAGGTGCTGTACGACCTGGGGTATGTCTCCTCGGTCGAGCCGTTCCACAAGCTGTTCAACCAGGGCATGATCCAGGCCTTCGTGTACCGCGACAGCCGCGGCATCGCGGTGCCGGCCGCCGAGGTGGAGGAGCGCGACGGCGCGTACTACTACCAGGGCGATAAGGTCTCCCGGCTGCTGGGCAAGATGGGCAAGTCCCTGAAGAACGCGGTCACTCCGGACGAGATCTGTGCCGAGTACGGCGCGGACACCCTGCGCCTGTACGAGATGGCGATGGGCCCCCTGGACGTGTCGCGGCCGTGGGACACGCGCGCGGTGGTGGGCCAGTACCGGCTGCTGCAGCGGCTGTGGCGCAACGTCGTCGACGAGACCACGGGCGAGGTCACGGTCGTCGACACCCCGGCCGACGAGGACACCCTGCGGGCGCTGCACAAGGCGATCGACGGCGTGCGCCAGGACCTGGAGGGCCTGCGCTTCAACACCGCCATCGCCAAGGTCACCGAGCTGAACAACCACCTGACCAAGACCGGCGGCCCCGTGTCGCGCACGGTCGCCGAGCCCCTGGTGCTGCTGGTCGCGCCGCTGGCCCCGCACATCGCCGAGGAGCTGTGGCGCAAGCTGGGCCACACCGACTCGGTCGTCCACCAGGACTTCCCGGTGGCCGACCCGGCGTACGTCGTGGACGAGGCCGTGACCTGCGTCGTGCAGATCAAGGGCAAGGTCAAGGCGCGCCTGGAGGTCTCCCCGTCGATCTCCGACGCGGAGCTGGAGAAGATCGCGCTGGCCGACGAGAAGGTCGTCGCCGCGCTGGACGGCGCGGGCATCCGCAAGGTGATCGTGCGGGCGCCGAAGCTGGTGAACATCGTCACGGCGTAG
- a CDS encoding arylamine N-acetyltransferase family protein has translation MNSAQADAYLRRIGAHHPAWPTSGVLRDLHLRHQKAVPFENLSIHLGEEIVLEEKRLLDKVVGRRRGGFCYELNGAFGALLGALGFDVTLLAGRVYGEEGRLGIPYDHLALRVRTVDGGDWLADVGFGAHSHYPLAFGARTEQVDPGGTFRVLEAGPDAAGVRGVGGRREAEDLDVIRDGGPQYRLEVRPRVLGDFVAGAWWNSTSPKSHFTRSLVCSRVTEDGGRITLSGRKLTATAPDGTKEVSELTTDEEVLALYRERFGIELDRVPEVRKG, from the coding sequence ATGAATTCCGCACAGGCCGATGCCTACCTCCGCCGGATCGGCGCCCATCACCCCGCGTGGCCCACTTCAGGTGTGCTGCGCGACCTGCACCTTCGCCATCAGAAGGCGGTGCCGTTCGAGAACCTGTCGATCCATCTGGGTGAGGAGATCGTGCTGGAGGAGAAGCGGCTGCTGGACAAGGTGGTGGGCAGGCGCAGGGGTGGCTTCTGCTACGAACTGAACGGGGCGTTCGGGGCGTTGCTCGGGGCGCTGGGCTTCGACGTCACGCTGCTCGCGGGGCGGGTGTACGGGGAGGAGGGGCGGCTCGGGATCCCGTACGACCATCTCGCGCTGCGGGTGCGGACGGTGGACGGGGGCGACTGGCTGGCGGACGTCGGGTTCGGGGCGCACAGTCACTATCCGCTGGCTTTCGGGGCGAGGACCGAACAGGTTGACCCGGGCGGCACGTTCAGGGTGCTCGAGGCGGGGCCGGACGCGGCGGGGGTGCGGGGCGTCGGCGGGCGGCGGGAGGCCGAGGACCTGGACGTCATCCGGGACGGTGGCCCGCAGTACCGCCTGGAGGTGCGGCCGCGGGTACTGGGTGACTTCGTCGCCGGGGCCTGGTGGAACAGCACCTCGCCGAAGTCGCATTTCACGCGGTCACTGGTCTGTTCGCGGGTGACGGAGGACGGAGGGCGGATCACGCTCAGCGGTCGGAAGCTGACGGCGACGGCGCCGGACGGGACGAAAGAGGTGTCGGAACTGACAACGGACGAGGAGGTGTTGGCGCTCTACCGGGAGCGCTTCGGGATCGAGCTGGACCGGGTGCCGGAGGTGCGGAAGGGCTGA
- a CDS encoding ComEA family DNA-binding protein, whose protein sequence is MALRSRSRTATPTSGPGRGPVSDGRTRHRRHRSPSRAGTGAGVGTSAGTDTGTGARARRRDASAEALRLRAQALFSERPSTGGELRDGPPGVDRDVGGPRGSTSAGVGVAVVRGGGGSSPTGVLDRDEPSPSPSPCPSTGASAGDRAERGAPAPGAAAAWRERAGLAVRERMPLWLQSRCGLERRSVTALGVLLVVAVVFAVQQFWGGRTQPVRAPEVVRAVAPYGGQSGAVERKSAEPGGSVGAPPSPAGSTGSTGTTIVVDVSGKVRSPGLQRLPAGSRVEDALRAAGGVRPGANTEGLNRARLLVDGEQVVVGVPAAVAGPVMGGGSSATGIGGSASGAVPSAPVSLSTATVDQLDTLPGVGPVLAQHIIDYRTQHGGFRSVDELREVNGIGDRRFSDLQKLVRP, encoded by the coding sequence ATGGCACTTCGATCACGCTCACGCACCGCCACACCGACCAGCGGCCCGGGCCGCGGACCCGTCTCCGACGGCCGCACCCGCCATCGCCGCCATCGCTCGCCAAGCCGCGCAGGCACAGGCGCAGGTGTAGGTACAAGCGCAGGTACAGATACAGGTACAGGCGCCCGCGCCCGACGCCGCGATGCCTCGGCCGAGGCGCTCCGCCTGCGTGCGCAGGCGCTCTTCTCCGAAAGGCCCAGCACAGGAGGGGAGTTGAGGGACGGGCCGCCGGGCGTGGACCGGGATGTGGGAGGCCCAAGGGGGAGCACCTCGGCCGGGGTCGGGGTCGCCGTCGTTCGGGGAGGTGGCGGCTCTTCGCCCACCGGGGTCCTGGACCGTGACGAACCGAGCCCGAGCCCGAGCCCGTGCCCGAGCACGGGTGCGAGTGCGGGCGACCGTGCCGAGCGCGGTGCTCCCGCGCCCGGTGCGGCGGCGGCATGGCGGGAGCGGGCCGGGCTCGCCGTGCGGGAGCGGATGCCGCTGTGGCTGCAGTCGAGGTGCGGTCTGGAGCGCAGGAGTGTGACCGCACTCGGTGTGCTGCTGGTTGTCGCCGTGGTCTTCGCCGTGCAGCAGTTCTGGGGTGGCAGGACGCAGCCGGTGCGGGCTCCCGAGGTGGTGCGGGCAGTGGCGCCGTACGGCGGGCAGAGCGGCGCGGTGGAGCGGAAGTCGGCGGAGCCGGGAGGTTCGGTCGGGGCGCCGCCGAGCCCGGCCGGCTCGACCGGTTCGACCGGGACCACGATCGTGGTGGACGTCAGCGGCAAGGTGCGCAGTCCCGGGCTGCAACGACTGCCGGCCGGCTCGCGGGTCGAGGACGCGCTGCGGGCCGCGGGTGGGGTGCGACCGGGCGCGAACACCGAGGGGCTCAACCGGGCCCGCCTCCTGGTGGACGGCGAACAGGTCGTGGTGGGCGTCCCCGCCGCCGTGGCTGGACCGGTCATGGGTGGCGGCTCCAGTGCCACCGGGATCGGCGGGTCCGCTTCAGGAGCGGTTCCTTCGGCTCCGGTCTCCCTCAGCACGGCCACCGTGGACCAGCTCGACACCCTGCCGGGCGTCGGTCCCGTTCTCGCCCAGCACATCATCGACTACCGCACCCAGCACGGCGGCTTCCGCTCGGTCGACGAGCTCCGCGAGGTCAATGGAATCGGCGACCGCCGGTTCTCCGATCTGCAGAAACTGGTACGGCCGTGA
- a CDS encoding ComEC/Rec2 family competence protein, protein MHAASGKRLGTAHPREEGPTDLRLVPPALAAWVTAAVTVGAPPGRVTAVVVGCLVVGGVLLAVGRTKARRVTEYGARPLRAWPRVSVAASLLCVAAAAASAGLHGADARRGPIPALARQYAHVTAEVEVTSDPRLTRPRIKGDHAAPTAVLLDAEVRRVTREGGNGAVVATRTPVLVIVDAHSPRGSPRLPGGRSPWLSLLPSTRLRVAARLAPALSGGDRIAAVLRVRGSGPPEVVGQPSGPQRFAGRLREGLRQATDGLESDARALLPGLVVGDTSRVTPELDEAFKATDLTHLLAVSGGNFTILLALFVGPPGLAQRAERRGLAPRLGIPLRATALLGGAVTLGFVIVCRPDPSVLRAAACGSIALLALATGRRRSLIPALATAVLLLVLYDPWLSRSYGFLLSVLATGALLTLAPRWSAALQRRRMPPRLAEALAAAGAAQALCAPVVAVLSARVSLVAVPCNLLAEFAVAPATVLGFATLATAPVVPPVAKGLAWCASWPARWIADIARTGAALPGGGVDWPASWPGALLLALVTTVVVLVGRRLLKHPWLSGACVLVFLLVVVQPAPLTRVITGWPPPGWRFAMCDVGQGDAMVLAAGDDTAVVVDAGPDPALVDHCLTTLGITRIPLVVLTHFHADHVAGLPGVLRGRAVGAIETTGFAEPPDQAEFVRREAAARHISVTSAVAGERRRIGSLDWQVLWPPPSPAPTPDGPNDASVALLVRSAGLRLLLLGDLEPPAQQGLLRSPAAGELTAVDVLKVAHHGSAYQDPELIRRVAPRLALISCGRDNPYGHPAPSTVAALRVAGAVVLRTDKDGALAVVGAGGGLSVARD, encoded by the coding sequence GTGCACGCCGCCTCGGGAAAGCGGCTCGGCACCGCGCACCCCCGGGAGGAAGGGCCGACGGATCTGCGGCTCGTGCCGCCCGCGCTCGCGGCCTGGGTGACGGCGGCGGTGACGGTGGGCGCACCGCCCGGACGGGTCACAGCCGTGGTGGTGGGCTGCCTGGTCGTGGGCGGCGTGTTGCTGGCGGTGGGGCGGACCAAGGCGCGCAGGGTGACGGAGTACGGCGCACGACCACTCCGTGCTTGGCCACGGGTCTCCGTCGCCGCCTCACTGCTCTGTGTCGCGGCGGCCGCCGCCTCCGCGGGGCTGCACGGGGCGGATGCGCGCCGCGGCCCGATCCCGGCCCTGGCACGGCAGTACGCCCATGTGACCGCCGAGGTGGAGGTCACCTCCGACCCACGGCTCACCCGGCCTCGGATCAAGGGGGATCACGCGGCTCCCACGGCCGTGCTGCTCGACGCGGAGGTCCGGCGGGTGACGCGGGAGGGCGGAAACGGGGCTGTGGTGGCGACGCGCACGCCGGTGCTGGTGATCGTCGACGCGCATTCGCCGAGGGGCTCGCCTCGGCTGCCCGGCGGGCGCTCGCCCTGGCTGTCGCTGCTGCCGTCCACACGGTTGCGGGTGGCCGCGCGGCTTGCCCCCGCACTGTCGGGCGGGGATCGGATCGCGGCCGTGCTGCGCGTGCGGGGGAGCGGGCCGCCGGAGGTGGTGGGGCAGCCGTCCGGGCCGCAGCGGTTCGCCGGTCGGTTGCGCGAGGGCCTGCGGCAGGCGACCGACGGGCTGGAGTCGGACGCGAGGGCGCTGCTGCCGGGGCTGGTCGTGGGGGACACCTCACGGGTCACACCGGAGCTGGACGAGGCGTTCAAGGCGACGGACCTCACGCACCTGCTGGCGGTCAGCGGCGGCAACTTCACGATCTTGCTCGCACTGTTCGTCGGACCGCCGGGTCTCGCCCAGCGCGCCGAGCGGCGTGGCCTCGCACCTCGGCTCGGTATCCCGCTGCGGGCCACCGCCCTGCTCGGTGGTGCGGTCACGCTCGGCTTCGTGATCGTGTGCCGGCCGGACCCGAGCGTGCTGCGGGCCGCGGCCTGCGGATCGATCGCGCTGCTCGCCCTCGCGACCGGCCGCCGCAGATCGTTGATCCCCGCCCTGGCCACGGCCGTACTGCTGCTGGTGCTGTACGACCCCTGGCTGTCACGGAGTTATGGCTTCCTGCTCTCCGTGCTGGCGACCGGCGCCCTGCTCACGCTCGCCCCACGGTGGAGTGCGGCGCTCCAGAGACGCCGGATGCCGCCGCGCCTGGCCGAGGCGCTGGCCGCCGCGGGAGCCGCACAGGCCCTGTGCGCGCCGGTCGTCGCGGTTCTGTCGGCCCGGGTGAGCCTGGTGGCGGTGCCGTGCAATCTGCTCGCGGAGTTCGCCGTCGCACCGGCCACGGTGCTGGGGTTCGCGACGCTGGCGACAGCGCCGGTCGTACCGCCGGTGGCCAAGGGGCTCGCGTGGTGCGCGAGTTGGCCGGCCCGGTGGATCGCCGACATCGCCCGGACCGGCGCCGCGCTGCCCGGCGGGGGAGTGGACTGGCCCGCGAGCTGGCCGGGGGCGCTGCTGCTCGCCCTGGTCACGACGGTCGTCGTGCTCGTCGGCCGACGGCTCCTGAAGCATCCTTGGCTGAGCGGTGCCTGTGTCCTGGTGTTCCTGCTGGTCGTGGTGCAGCCTGCGCCGCTCACCAGGGTGATCACGGGATGGCCGCCGCCCGGCTGGCGGTTCGCGATGTGCGACGTGGGACAGGGCGATGCGATGGTGCTCGCGGCGGGCGACGACACCGCCGTGGTGGTCGACGCGGGCCCCGATCCGGCGCTGGTCGACCACTGTCTGACCACGCTCGGCATCACCCGGATCCCGCTCGTCGTGCTGACGCATTTTCACGCCGACCATGTGGCGGGGCTGCCGGGGGTGCTGCGGGGGCGTGCGGTGGGGGCGATCGAGACGACGGGCTTCGCGGAGCCGCCGGACCAGGCCGAGTTCGTACGGAGGGAGGCGGCCGCACGGCACATCTCGGTGACGTCGGCCGTGGCGGGTGAAAGGCGGCGCATCGGCAGTCTCGACTGGCAGGTGCTGTGGCCGCCACCGAGCCCGGCGCCCACCCCGGACGGGCCGAACGACGCCAGCGTCGCCCTCCTCGTACGGTCGGCGGGGCTGCGGCTGCTGTTGCTCGGCGACCTCGAACCGCCGGCGCAGCAAGGGCTGCTGAGATCACCGGCGGCCGGGGAGCTGACGGCCGTGGACGTGCTCAAGGTCGCCCACCACGGCTCGGCCTACCAGGACCCGGAGCTCATACGGAGGGTGGCCCCGCGGCTCGCCCTGATCTCGTGCGGCAGGGACAACCCGTACGGGCATCCCGCGCCCAGCACGGTCGCGGCGCTGCGCGTCGCGGGTGCCGTGGTGCTGCGGACGGACAAGGACGGGGCGCTGGCCGTCGTCGGTGCGGGCGGAGGGCTGAGCGTGGCGAGAGACTGA
- a CDS encoding DegV family protein — translation MSRHVAIVTDSTAYLPRRTMERHGITAVPLTVVLGDQALEEGTEISARSLAQALQKRRSVTTSRPSPEVFAAAYRRVAESGATDIVSLHLSAELSGTYDAAVLAAREAPVPVRVVDTGMIAMALGFCALAAAESAEAGGTVDEAVAAAEKRAAGTYAYFYVDTLDYLRRGGRIGAAQALLGSALAVKPLLQLDGGRIEPLEKVRTASKAIARLEEIVAERAGSAQVDIAVHHLAAPERASALADRLRARVPGVVDLHVSEVGAVIGAHTGPGLLGAVVSPR, via the coding sequence ATGTCCCGCCATGTCGCGATCGTCACCGATTCAACGGCCTACTTGCCGCGCCGGACGATGGAGCGCCACGGCATCACCGCGGTGCCCCTGACCGTGGTTCTCGGCGATCAGGCGCTCGAAGAGGGCACCGAGATCTCGGCCCGCTCCCTGGCGCAGGCACTCCAGAAGCGGCGCTCCGTCACCACGTCCCGGCCCAGCCCCGAGGTCTTCGCCGCTGCCTACCGCAGGGTCGCCGAGTCGGGCGCTACCGACATCGTCTCGCTCCATCTGTCCGCCGAACTCTCCGGCACATACGACGCCGCCGTCCTCGCGGCCCGTGAGGCCCCGGTCCCCGTGCGAGTGGTGGACACCGGGATGATCGCGATGGCCCTCGGGTTCTGCGCACTCGCCGCGGCCGAGTCCGCGGAGGCAGGGGGCACCGTCGACGAGGCGGTCGCGGCCGCGGAGAAGCGTGCCGCCGGCACCTACGCGTACTTCTACGTCGACACGCTCGACTATCTGCGTCGTGGCGGCCGTATCGGCGCCGCGCAGGCGCTGTTGGGCTCCGCGCTCGCGGTGAAGCCGCTGCTCCAGCTCGACGGGGGGCGGATCGAACCTCTGGAGAAGGTACGGACGGCGTCCAAGGCGATCGCCCGGCTCGAGGAGATCGTGGCCGAACGCGCGGGCAGCGCCCAGGTCGACATCGCCGTCCACCATCTCGCCGCCCCCGAGCGGGCGTCCGCCCTCGCGGACCGGTTGCGGGCGCGGGTGCCGGGCGTGGTCGATCTGCATGTGAGCGAGGTCGGTGCGGTGATCGGGGCGCACACGGGCCCCGGGCTGCTGGGGGCGGTCGTCTCGCCTCGATGA